A genome region from Proteus vulgaris includes the following:
- a CDS encoding YtxH domain-containing protein produces MSKIEKHVDQLKDKTTEVKHRTEEKLSEVAHDIKHGASDLKENVEKKIDSLKK; encoded by the coding sequence ATGTCAAAAATTGAAAAACATGTTGATCAGCTAAAAGATAAAACGACGGAGGTGAAGCATCGGACAGAAGAAAAATTATCTGAAGTTGCCCACGATATAAAACATGGTGCATCTGATCTTAAAGAAAACGTAGAAAAAAAGATTGATTCATTGAAAAAATGA